One window of the Chryseobacterium camelliae genome contains the following:
- a CDS encoding TIGR01777 family oxidoreductase, producing the protein MKEIILITGANGLIARKLAEKLDKEYRVRFLTRKKKKAHEFEWDLKKGTVDQAAFDNVSHIIHLAGANISEKRWTDERKKELISSRVDSARLLMEGVRNRNIKLKSFISASGINYYGTETTEKIYTEEDPAGKDFLSEVVVLWEQVADEFTENGLAERVVKLRTAVVLSEKEGALKKLMVPVEYGIGSPLGTGKQYMPWIHLEDIASMYEYAVKNNSVEGAYNAVAPQHTTNAAFTKEVAGILNRPFIMPNVPAFLLKLIFGELSVAVLEGSRASAKKIMDSGFDFRFPDLHTALQDLLKDKINK; encoded by the coding sequence ATGAAAGAAATTATCCTGATTACCGGAGCCAACGGATTGATTGCCCGCAAACTGGCCGAAAAGCTGGACAAAGAATATAGAGTCAGGTTCCTAACGCGCAAAAAAAAGAAAGCCCATGAATTTGAATGGGACCTGAAAAAAGGCACAGTAGATCAGGCTGCTTTCGACAATGTTTCCCATATCATCCATCTTGCCGGCGCCAATATTTCTGAAAAACGATGGACCGATGAAAGAAAAAAGGAACTGATTTCCAGTCGTGTTGATTCTGCCCGGCTTCTGATGGAAGGTGTCAGAAACCGGAATATCAAGCTGAAATCCTTTATTTCCGCGTCAGGGATCAATTATTACGGTACGGAAACTACTGAAAAGATATATACTGAAGAAGATCCGGCAGGAAAAGATTTCCTGAGTGAGGTCGTCGTCCTGTGGGAACAGGTTGCCGATGAATTCACTGAAAACGGACTGGCCGAAAGAGTCGTGAAGCTGCGCACGGCGGTGGTCCTTTCTGAAAAAGAAGGCGCTTTAAAAAAGTTGATGGTTCCTGTGGAATACGGGATCGGTTCTCCCCTGGGCACCGGAAAGCAGTATATGCCCTGGATTCACCTTGAAGATATCGCCTCAATGTATGAATATGCCGTAAAAAACAATTCCGTGGAAGGCGCTTATAATGCCGTTGCTCCACAACATACTACCAATGCTGCTTTTACGAAAGAAGTGGCCGGAATACTGAACCGTCCGTTTATCATGCCGAATGTACCGGCGTTCCTGTTGAAATTGATTTTCGGCGAACTTTCGGTAGCCGTACTGGAAGGTTCAAGGGCTTCAGCAAAAAAAATAATGGATTCCGGATTCGATTTCAGGTTCCCGGATCTCCATACTGCTTTACAAGATTTATTAAAAGATAAAATTAACAAATAA
- the nudK gene encoding GDP-mannose pyrophosphatase NudK — translation MQDNKIHITKTEILSDQWYTLKKVTYDKTMHNGSVRTQSREAYDRGNGAAILLYDKERKTVILTRQFRLPSFLNGNPTGMLIEVCAGLLDNDDPEACIRRETEEETGYKISHVEKVFEAYMSPGAVTEILYCFIAEYAQDMKTAEGGGLEEEGEDIEVLEFGYEEALRMVDTGEIRDAKTIMLIQHLRVKNIL, via the coding sequence ATGCAAGACAATAAAATCCATATTACCAAAACTGAAATCCTTTCTGACCAGTGGTATACCCTGAAAAAAGTGACGTATGACAAAACCATGCATAACGGAAGTGTCAGGACCCAGAGCAGAGAAGCGTATGACCGTGGAAACGGTGCCGCTATTCTGCTGTATGACAAAGAACGGAAAACCGTCATATTAACCCGTCAGTTCCGGCTGCCTTCTTTCCTGAACGGAAACCCTACCGGAATGCTGATTGAGGTATGTGCCGGGCTGCTGGATAACGATGATCCGGAAGCATGCATCCGAAGGGAAACTGAGGAGGAAACCGGGTATAAAATCTCTCATGTGGAAAAGGTTTTCGAAGCGTATATGTCTCCCGGTGCCGTTACAGAGATCCTGTATTGCTTTATTGCGGAATATGCCCAGGATATGAAAACAGCAGAGGGCGGCGGTCTTGAAGAGGAAGGTGAAGACATCGAGGTCCTGGAATTCGGGTATGAAGAGGCACTGCGGATGGTAGACACCGGAGAAATCAGGGACGCGAAAACTATTATGCTGATACAGCATCTGAGAGTTAAAAATATTTTATAA
- the metE gene encoding 5-methyltetrahydropteroyltriglutamate--homocysteine S-methyltransferase: protein MQTHILGYPRIGSQRELKKACEQYWSGKISLDELLETGKNLTLHHWKNQHEAGIDLIPCNDFSYYDQVLDMTLTVGAIPPRYLEIASRKTETDLYFAMARGFQQEGLDITAMEMTKWFDTNYHYIVPEFHKDQEFSLFSDRIIREFTRAKEAGIKAKPVIIGLLTYLLLGKEKEEGFDKLDLAQNLLPVYLRILKELEQHGAEYIQFDEPFLAMDLTEKAKETYEFIYAEIRKEFPDLKLIIATYFEGLRDNLTLAVSLPADILHIDLVRCPEQLNEVLRILPKTMSLSLGIVDGRNIWKNNFQKSLQVIERAITKIGTDRILIAPSCSLLHTPIDLDLEKNENILYPEIKHWMAFARQKLSEVVSLKKLASGNANYEVLLEYAHNQKAVEDREVSALIHNEDVKIRAEVITSEETHREHPFSIRKKIQRHVLQLPLFPTTTIGSFPQTTEVRNWRSRFKKGELNAKQYDKLLKQETKRTIRWQEDIGIDVLVHGEFERNDMVEYFGEQLAGFAFTQNGWVQSYGSRCVKPPVIYGDVHRPNPMTVYWSEYAQSLTKKWVKGMLTGPVTILQWSFVRDDQPRSLTCRQIALAIRDEVCDLERAGIRIIQIDEPAIREGLPLRKSDWKNYLKWAVEAFRISASGVEDATQIHTHMCYSEFNDIIQDIADMDADVITIECSRSQMELLNAFADFKYPNEIGPGVYDIHSPRVPSKEEMVELLKKAQAVIPADQIWVNPDCGLKTRHWEETEKALIAMVKASKEMSGQFKKEKMEY, encoded by the coding sequence ATGCAAACGCACATTCTGGGCTATCCGCGTATTGGTAGCCAAAGAGAACTCAAAAAAGCCTGCGAGCAGTATTGGTCAGGCAAAATTTCACTGGATGAACTGCTGGAAACCGGCAAAAATCTCACCCTACACCACTGGAAAAATCAGCACGAAGCAGGCATCGACCTGATTCCCTGCAACGATTTTTCGTATTACGATCAGGTGCTGGATATGACGCTTACTGTAGGAGCCATTCCGCCACGGTACCTCGAAATTGCTTCCCGGAAAACAGAGACTGATTTGTACTTCGCCATGGCAAGAGGGTTTCAGCAGGAAGGTCTGGACATTACCGCGATGGAAATGACGAAATGGTTCGACACCAACTATCATTACATTGTCCCTGAATTCCATAAAGATCAAGAATTCTCGCTGTTTTCAGACAGGATCATCAGGGAATTCACCAGAGCAAAAGAAGCAGGCATCAAAGCAAAGCCTGTCATCATCGGATTACTGACTTATCTCCTGCTCGGAAAAGAAAAGGAAGAAGGTTTTGATAAACTGGATTTAGCGCAGAATTTACTTCCGGTATACCTCCGGATCTTGAAGGAACTGGAACAGCACGGCGCGGAATACATCCAGTTTGATGAGCCATTCCTCGCAATGGACCTTACTGAAAAGGCTAAAGAAACCTATGAATTCATCTATGCTGAAATCAGAAAAGAGTTCCCGGATCTGAAATTGATCATTGCCACCTATTTTGAAGGTTTAAGGGATAACCTTACCCTGGCGGTTTCCCTTCCTGCCGATATTCTGCATATCGACCTGGTCCGTTGCCCCGAACAGCTGAATGAGGTATTAAGGATCCTTCCAAAAACAATGAGTCTATCCCTGGGAATCGTGGACGGAAGAAATATCTGGAAAAACAATTTTCAGAAATCCCTCCAGGTTATCGAAAGAGCAATCACAAAAATCGGTACCGATAGGATCCTTATTGCACCTTCATGCTCTCTGCTCCACACACCTATTGACCTGGATCTGGAAAAGAACGAGAACATTTTATATCCGGAAATCAAGCATTGGATGGCTTTTGCCAGGCAGAAATTGAGTGAAGTCGTAAGCCTGAAAAAACTGGCATCCGGAAATGCCAATTATGAGGTATTGCTTGAGTATGCCCATAATCAGAAAGCCGTTGAAGATCGTGAGGTTTCTGCGCTGATCCATAATGAAGACGTAAAAATACGTGCGGAAGTCATTACCAGTGAGGAGACGCATAGGGAGCATCCTTTTTCCATCCGGAAGAAAATCCAGCGCCATGTGCTCCAGCTTCCTCTTTTCCCCACCACAACCATCGGCTCATTCCCGCAAACCACAGAAGTAAGGAACTGGAGGTCCAGATTTAAAAAGGGAGAGCTGAATGCAAAACAGTATGACAAACTTCTGAAGCAGGAAACCAAACGCACCATCCGCTGGCAGGAAGACATCGGGATCGATGTGCTGGTTCACGGTGAATTTGAGCGCAATGACATGGTGGAATATTTCGGGGAACAGCTGGCCGGATTTGCCTTTACGCAAAACGGCTGGGTACAGAGCTACGGAAGCCGCTGCGTGAAACCACCGGTAATTTACGGAGACGTACACCGTCCGAACCCAATGACGGTCTACTGGTCCGAATATGCGCAGTCTTTAACCAAAAAATGGGTAAAAGGAATGCTGACCGGACCGGTTACCATTCTTCAGTGGTCGTTTGTGCGTGATGACCAGCCGCGTTCGCTTACGTGCAGGCAGATTGCACTGGCCATCCGCGATGAAGTCTGCGATCTTGAAAGAGCCGGGATCCGGATCATCCAGATTGACGAGCCTGCGATCCGCGAAGGGTTGCCGCTAAGAAAATCCGACTGGAAGAATTACCTGAAATGGGCCGTGGAAGCATTTCGGATCTCGGCCAGCGGCGTAGAGGATGCCACCCAGATCCATACGCATATGTGTTATTCTGAATTCAATGATATCATCCAGGATATTGCCGATATGGACGCCGATGTCATCACCATAGAATGTTCCCGGAGCCAGATGGAACTTCTGAATGCCTTTGCTGATTTCAAATACCCGAACGAAATTGGTCCCGGCGTGTACGACATCCATTCGCCAAGGGTTCCGTCCAAAGAAGAAATGGTGGAGCTGCTGAAAAAGGCACAGGCCGTTATCCCGGCAGACCAGATTTGGGTAAATCCGGATTGCGGACTGAAAACCAGGCATTGGGAAGAAACCGAAAAGGCGCTGATTGCCATGGTGAAAGCCTCAAAGGAAATGAGCGGGCAATTTAAAAAAGAAAAAATGGAATATTAG
- a CDS encoding helix-turn-helix domain-containing protein, with amino-acid sequence MQKEKLRSIRKKKGYTQQQIAEVIATDVSNYCRKEGGDVKIIHEEWEKIANFLNVPVEEIYEEEEGTMIINNNNSTFNDSPAAGSNIQTFNNELSIEIIKNLQEYIGLLKEEVKRLKDNQN; translated from the coding sequence ATGCAAAAAGAAAAATTACGTTCGATCAGAAAAAAGAAAGGCTACACCCAACAGCAGATTGCCGAGGTTATTGCTACCGATGTATCCAATTATTGCAGGAAAGAAGGTGGTGACGTGAAGATCATCCATGAAGAATGGGAAAAGATCGCCAACTTCCTTAATGTCCCGGTAGAAGAAATTTATGAGGAAGAGGAAGGAACAATGATTATCAATAATAACAACTCAACATTCAATGATAGTCCTGCGGCAGGCTCAAATATTCAGACATTCAACAATGAGTTAAGCATTGAAATTATTAAAAACCTGCAGGAGTATATCGGCTTACTCAAAGAGGAAGTCAAAAGGCTGAAAGACAATCAGAATTAA
- a CDS encoding KTSC domain-containing protein produces the protein MKKLGEYRKLLEVDKNVTLKELKTIYRNTMKDTHPDKFINDEAGKQEAEEKSKSVIEAYHFLVSINPETQEKYKEEYTETTTTSNIQDFYLEKSILTVQHLNGNIYEYLGVPRNTYIKMVNADSPSRFARRHIYGSFVYRKAGEAMEA, from the coding sequence ATGAAAAAATTAGGCGAATACAGAAAGCTTCTGGAAGTAGATAAAAATGTGACATTAAAGGAGCTGAAAACCATTTACAGGAATACGATGAAAGATACGCATCCTGATAAATTCATCAACGATGAAGCCGGCAAGCAGGAAGCGGAAGAGAAAAGTAAATCTGTGATTGAAGCCTATCATTTCCTGGTAAGCATCAACCCGGAAACACAGGAAAAATATAAGGAAGAATATACGGAAACCACAACGACATCCAATATTCAGGATTTTTACCTTGAAAAATCAATCCTTACTGTTCAGCACCTGAACGGAAACATCTACGAATACCTGGGTGTCCCGAGAAACACCTACATCAAAATGGTGAACGCCGATTCGCCGAGCCGTTTTGCCAGGAGGCACATTTACGGAAGTTTTGTATACCGGAAAGCGGGCGAAGCCATGGAGGCTTAA